Proteins encoded in a region of the Pseudomonadota bacterium genome:
- a CDS encoding oxidoreductase — protein MMHLDAPFWIVCPVILPISAALLCFISQRRSPIIALTAASGNILAAGILFRHLSLFGARQYMLGNWPSPLGISLNLDAPALLMLAMTAVTGLGITLYARGYFLFRLAAKHSDTHKAQEQYFWPLWMMLLAALNALFLSNDIFNLYVTLELLSISAVALAALSRKPASQIAAFRYLLVSLLGSTGYLLGVALLYKFYGVLDLSMLRELITSEPGAQTALVLISVGLLLKTAVFPLHFWLPPTHANALAPVSAILSGLVVKASFYLMFRLWFDVFTPVISPQALNLMGIMGAGAILWGAVQAMRQTRLKLLIAYSTVSQLGYLFIAFPLVRLDSGPHAWNAVILMAMAHACAKSAMFMAAGTISLHFNHDRINDLTRVREFLPMTVFAYGIAGANLMGIPPSGGFIAKWLLLTSSFNTSQWWWGLIVIAGSLLAAAYVFKVISRLFVVIPSEQTLLIRRQHSASLEFPALAMAIISMLMGILYPYIDQILSLEGTFKSAFIAGGIP, from the coding sequence ATGATGCACCTTGATGCACCTTTCTGGATAGTCTGCCCGGTCATCCTGCCGATATCAGCAGCCCTGCTCTGCTTCATCAGCCAACGCAGATCTCCAATTATCGCCTTGACAGCCGCCTCTGGAAATATCCTGGCTGCAGGCATTCTTTTCAGACACTTATCACTATTCGGTGCCCGCCAGTATATGCTCGGCAACTGGCCCTCTCCCCTGGGCATTTCCCTGAACCTCGACGCCCCGGCACTGCTGATGCTGGCGATGACCGCGGTTACCGGACTGGGCATTACACTCTATGCACGAGGATATTTTCTGTTCCGTCTCGCTGCGAAGCATTCGGACACCCACAAGGCCCAGGAACAATATTTCTGGCCATTATGGATGATGCTCCTGGCGGCGCTGAATGCCCTTTTTCTGTCCAATGACATTTTCAATCTCTATGTAACCCTTGAGCTTTTAAGCATTTCAGCAGTCGCCCTCGCCGCACTTTCACGAAAACCCGCATCACAGATAGCCGCTTTCCGCTACCTCCTGGTCAGCCTCCTGGGATCAACCGGTTATCTGCTGGGAGTGGCCCTGCTCTATAAGTTCTACGGAGTCCTTGATCTGAGTATGCTTCGGGAGTTGATTACCTCCGAACCCGGGGCACAGACAGCCCTGGTGCTGATCAGTGTCGGCCTTTTGCTTAAAACTGCGGTCTTTCCCCTGCATTTCTGGCTTCCTCCCACTCATGCAAACGCCCTGGCGCCGGTGAGCGCAATCCTTTCAGGGCTTGTGGTGAAAGCATCGTTCTACCTGATGTTCCGCCTCTGGTTCGATGTTTTTACCCCGGTAATTTCCCCACAGGCACTTAATCTCATGGGTATTATGGGGGCAGGGGCGATTCTCTGGGGAGCGGTGCAGGCCATGCGCCAAACACGTCTGAAACTGCTTATTGCCTATTCCACCGTTTCGCAGCTGGGTTATCTTTTCATCGCTTTCCCCCTTGTCCGCCTGGACAGCGGCCCGCATGCCTGGAACGCCGTCATCCTGATGGCCATGGCCCATGCCTGTGCAAAGTCCGCAATGTTCATGGCAGCGGGCACGATCTCCCTGCATTTCAACCATGACCGGATCAATGATCTAACCCGCGTCAGAGAATTTCTGCCCATGACTGTTTTCGCCTATGGTATTGCCGGGGCCAATCTCATGGGGATTCCTCCTTCCGGGGGATTCATCGCCAAATGGCTCCTGCTCACCTCGTCATTTAACACATCACAATGGTGGTGGGGACTGATTGTCATAGCCGGCAGTCTCCTGGCGGCTGCATATGTCTTCAAAGTCATCAGCAGGCTTTTTGTTGTCATCCCTTCGGAACAGACCCTTTTAATCCGCCGGCAGCACAGCGCATCCCTTGAATTCCCGGCTCTGGCCATGGCGATCATTTCAATGCTGATGGGAATACTATACCCCTACATCGACCAGATCCTTTCCCTTGAAGGAACTTTCAAGTCGGCTTTTATTGCAGGAGGGATTCCATGA
- a CDS encoding monovalent cation/H+ antiporter subunit D family protein, with product MNAQGWLLLSILFCSFVPGIIIFTLREESTYLRTSLNLLGATLLITLILIMDVGIYLGQTYEIRLPVLEGLELILNADPLAALFTTLSGVLWFLTTIYAVGYLEDSPNRSHFFGYFSLCITVTTGIALAGNLVTFFLFYEMLTLTTYPLIIHRGTPAALRAGRNYLIYTLSGGAVFLFAVAWLQTLAGSTEFTAGGFSPLLLEGHSTELTVIFTLMILGVGVKAAMFPLHGWLPQAMVAPAPVSALLHAVAVVKAGAFGIIRIVLDVYGIENTQSLGLLTPLTTAAAITIIYGSIRAIQQDDLKRRLAFSTVSQISYIILGVSMAYQPLTAIGGLVHLVHQGLMKITLFFCAGNLAETLGIHNISEMQGVGRRMPLTMAAFTVGALGMIGIPPTAGFVSKWYLGMGGLEAGNWWIIAVLVISSLMNAFYFLPIILGAWFKEPTGPWPEARDFGRLETGWMLLLPPLITALAVIIVGLLANAQMSPLAWAEFIAAREYGR from the coding sequence ATGAACGCACAGGGATGGCTTCTCCTCTCCATACTTTTCTGTTCATTCGTCCCTGGAATCATCATCTTCACCCTGCGCGAGGAAAGCACCTATCTGCGGACCAGCCTGAACCTTCTGGGCGCAACCCTGCTGATCACCCTTATCCTGATCATGGACGTCGGCATCTACCTCGGCCAAACCTACGAAATCCGCCTGCCGGTTCTTGAAGGCCTGGAATTAATCCTCAACGCCGATCCCCTTGCCGCTCTCTTTACCACATTATCCGGCGTGCTCTGGTTTCTCACCACCATCTACGCCGTGGGTTACCTGGAAGACTCGCCCAACCGCAGCCATTTCTTCGGCTATTTCAGCCTGTGCATCACGGTCACCACCGGCATCGCCCTGGCAGGCAACCTGGTGACATTTTTCCTGTTTTATGAAATGCTTACCCTGACCACCTATCCGCTGATCATCCACCGCGGCACTCCCGCCGCACTCCGGGCCGGCCGCAATTATCTGATTTATACCCTGAGCGGCGGGGCGGTCTTTCTGTTTGCCGTGGCATGGTTGCAGACATTAGCAGGATCAACGGAATTCACTGCCGGAGGATTTTCGCCCCTCCTCCTAGAAGGCCACAGCACCGAACTTACCGTTATTTTCACCTTGATGATCCTTGGTGTCGGCGTCAAGGCAGCCATGTTCCCCCTGCACGGCTGGCTGCCCCAGGCCATGGTGGCCCCGGCGCCGGTAAGTGCCTTATTGCATGCCGTTGCCGTGGTCAAAGCCGGCGCCTTCGGCATAATCCGCATTGTCCTTGACGTCTACGGCATCGAAAACACCCAAAGCCTCGGACTGTTAACGCCCCTCACTACCGCTGCCGCCATAACCATTATTTACGGATCGATCCGGGCAATCCAGCAGGACGATCTTAAGCGACGACTGGCCTTTTCTACGGTGAGCCAGATATCCTACATCATCCTCGGGGTCAGTATGGCCTACCAACCCCTGACGGCAATCGGCGGACTGGTGCATCTCGTTCACCAGGGACTGATGAAGATCACCCTGTTCTTCTGCGCCGGCAACCTGGCAGAAACCCTAGGGATACACAATATAAGCGAAATGCAGGGGGTCGGCCGCCGCATGCCGCTGACCATGGCGGCATTCACTGTCGGCGCCCTGGGGATGATCGGCATTCCGCCCACTGCCGGATTTGTCAGCAAATGGTATCTCGGGATGGGCGGTCTTGAAGCCGGGAATTGGTGGATCATCGCCGTGCTGGTGATCAGCAGCCTGATGAACGCCTTTTATTTTCTACCCATTATACTTGGGGCATGGTTTAAAGAACCAACCGGCCCCTGGCCGGAGGCTCGTGACTTCGGCCGCCTGGAAACGGGCTGGATGCTGCTGTTGCCGCCCTTGATTACCGCCCTTGCGGTGATAATCGTCGGACTCCTTGCCAATGCCCAGATGAGTCCTCTGGCCTGGGCAGAGTTCATCGCTGCCAGGGAGTACGGACGATGA